atatatatatatatatatatatatatatatatatatatatatatatatatatacgtgcatttgttaattttaactattttattattttattgagttttaactcgACTGGAATCAACGTTGTTGTCAATAtaagaggacgtgggttcgagtgtgctaaagtgcattatcctcctagGAAAGGGTTATGGTTAATTCTAAGCATTGTATcagtaagaatatatatgataagaacctataatgagattaatattcaaaaaaatatttttattctttataacaTTTATGACTAGTAGTTTCCGAGTTCTAATTTCCTTGgtgaattattattataattaattatattactaaattgataaaataataatgtattaatatcattatatgataatattaaaaataatagtaattaaaatgatagcatattaatgtgaaattaattaatttgatcctatcttttaaaaactctacttaaaaataacataataacatattattaattaatgaatttataaatttataaaatctttgaatataattggataaattaaaaataataaaaatctaatttttagttaaataaatatattttatataaaaatacctctattttctaacatattactaaatttacctttaaaaataattataatatttaatttaaaattattagttaaaaagttgaaataagaTAGAAGTTGtgacacatttaaaataattagaatttaaactacaattttttaaacaaaaatttaaactacAATTATTAGTGAAGAAAGGgttgtattaattttaaaatagagttattacataaataaaattctaagcataaaatatagaaaaaaatgtcataattataatttaaaaatattagttaaatttttttatgttgctaaatttattaaagtaaaatatagtTATTACTTGACTAGATTTCTAAgcatcttaattatcacttagttaatattatagttaattatattaattaattattactttgaacaatgttattttatattaattacataaagtaAAATTGTGTTGTatgttgaaaatgttaaaaatatttttagaaaattttctattataatatttcaattgataaattaatatattttaattatattcaataattcagataaaatattattttatactaattactgtaattacaaatataatattctaaaatacattaaatattaaacatgtaaaattagcatataacattaaaaactagtAAAGCCGAGCGAAACTTGTTGCCTACGTACCAGTGGCAGCCAGATTCGATATTTTATCACCCCTATTTGAGTAAGTCCAGCTTTATAATTAGCATTATATTAATATGGAAGTACTGATAAGTGATAATAACGCAAATTTGACATCCATAAATATACTGGTGCTGCATGATTCCTTTATATTCaccaaacaaaatcaaaatcctcATAAACTCAATCTGCTTATGAGATGGGTCTGAGACGCAGAACTCGATACATGAGAGCCCCTAAAAGAGCTCCGATTACAGGTGCCGTCAGATATATCCAGATTCTATCGAAATTCCTTGAAACAATTGCAGGTCCCAATGACCTTGCTGGGTTGAGTGATCCTCCCGAGATAGGCCTGCAttccaaaattacaaaaaaggaAGCTATGAAAGTCGATTCAATTCAGCCAATGGCCAATGCAAATTGAAGAGTTAGTATGCACCCTGTGATGAGGACTGCTAGCGCAATGGACATTCCAATAACCAGTCCAGACAGTGGACCAACCTGCATAAATTTCATGGTCATCATGGATTCCGATTTGTTTCAcactttgtttaattttgacataCTACAACTGATCATAGTGCAGTATTTTTGGCCTTACTGAACGTGCTTGTTGTGTCACCGCTGCAATCACAAACACAACGATGAAATCAGCGATGAGCTCCGCCAAGAAGGCGGCTTGGCAGCCTTGGCCAGGCCGGGTTGTCATAACATCCGATTTTATGCCATAGATAAACTCTCCCATTAATGCTGCCATAATTGAACCCAGAATTTGTGCCAATATGTAAAGTGGTACCTGTTAGACAAAAAAAGAGCAAACAATCATGTAATTTCTAGggtaaaaatatcatggagGCCCTTATATTAGGAGTTGATTGAATATTatcctctactaaaaaatggacaaattagtccctatacattagataaaagaataaattggtcattctgttaaaatttaatccacttCTGctattaaaaaatggtttctaTACGTCAGCATGAGATACATGTGATATGCCACGTGTCACTGTTTGGTTGTTCTACCAGtcatattagtttttaatagtaaaaatgaatgaaatttttaatgggAAGGACCAATTTGGTTTTTGATCTAatatacaaggactaatttgcccattttttgagtagaggggccaaaatgcaatatgacacctagtacaagggcctccatcgtatttttaccaatttcttGGTACCTAAATTAATTGAAGATATTAAATACAGCACCCTTGACCAGGGAAAATAGCCAAATGCAGCAAAGGCTATGGTGAGTGCAGGGTTAACATGAGCACCAGATATGGATCCTATGGAGTAAATGAGAACAACAATTGTTAA
The window above is part of the Gossypium raimondii isolate GPD5lz chromosome 9, ASM2569854v1, whole genome shotgun sequence genome. Proteins encoded here:
- the LOC105797850 gene encoding probable aquaporin NIP7-1 is translated as MKGFLLEMKQIFKPNISNGDLYRDDQEGSSSTTMSGNGDTMIQTSGFHRFLHAKYLNPARAILAEMVGTFILVLCISGITASTNLRGVRAVLLEYATTAGLTIVVLIYSIGSISGAHVNPALTIAFAAFGYFPWSRVPLYILAQILGSIMAALMGEFIYGIKSDVMTTRPGQGCQAAFLAELIADFIVVFVIAAVTQQARSVGPLSGLVIGMSIALAVLITGPISGGSLNPARSLGPAIVSRNFDRIWIYLTAPVIGALLGALMYRVLRLRPIS